A region of Sphingobium baderi DNA encodes the following proteins:
- a CDS encoding MAPEG family protein, with protein MPVELKILAWGVVLLLVHIFAAAHLKTRQFGPRWNMGARDETLPPLRPVVGRFVRAQANFQETFPIAIVALIGVVVAGRTSEWTALGGWIWLGARVAYLPLYGLGVPMVRTLAYAVSLVGLAMVLTPLFRG; from the coding sequence ATGCCCGTCGAACTCAAGATCCTGGCCTGGGGCGTGGTCTTGCTGCTGGTTCACATCTTCGCGGCGGCGCACCTCAAGACCAGACAATTTGGCCCCCGGTGGAACATGGGCGCGCGGGACGAAACGCTGCCGCCGCTGCGGCCCGTGGTCGGTCGTTTCGTGCGGGCGCAGGCCAATTTCCAGGAAACCTTCCCTATCGCCATCGTCGCGCTGATCGGTGTCGTCGTGGCGGGCCGAACGAGTGAATGGACGGCGCTGGGCGGCTGGATCTGGCTGGGCGCGCGGGTCGCGTATCTGCCGCTTTACGGTCTTGGCGTGCCGATGGTGCGGACGCTTGCCTATGCGGTCAGCCTTGTCGGGCTGGCGATGGTGCTGACGCCCTTGTTCCGGGGCTGA
- the dcd gene encoding dCTP deaminase, with the protein MAIQSDKWIREQALNSGMIEPFVESQRRDGCISYGLSSYGYDARVADEFKIFTNVDSAVVDPKDFAANSFVDRKTDCCIIPPNSFALARTVEYFRVPRDVLVICLGKSTYARCGIIVNVTPLEPGWEGHVTLEFSNTTPLPAKIYANEGACQFLFLQGNEPCEVSYADRAGKYMGQQGVTLPRL; encoded by the coding sequence ATGGCCATCCAGTCGGACAAGTGGATTCGCGAGCAGGCCCTGAACAGCGGCATGATCGAGCCTTTCGTGGAAAGCCAGCGGCGCGACGGGTGCATCAGCTATGGCCTGTCCTCCTATGGCTATGACGCGCGGGTGGCGGACGAGTTCAAGATCTTCACCAATGTCGACAGCGCGGTGGTGGACCCCAAGGATTTCGCCGCGAACAGCTTCGTCGACCGCAAGACCGACTGCTGCATCATCCCGCCAAACAGCTTCGCCCTTGCCCGCACGGTCGAATATTTCCGGGTGCCGCGCGACGTGCTGGTGATCTGCCTTGGCAAATCCACCTATGCGCGGTGCGGGATCATCGTGAACGTCACCCCGCTGGAGCCGGGCTGGGAAGGGCATGTGACGCTGGAATTTTCCAACACCACGCCGCTGCCCGCGAAAATCTACGCCAATGAAGGCGCATGCCAGTTCCTGTTCCTGCAGGGGAATGAACCATGCGAGGTCAGCTATGCCGACCGGGCGGGAAAATATATGGGCCAGCAAGGGGTGACATTGCCGCGCCTCTAA
- the cobA gene encoding uroporphyrinogen-III C-methyltransferase — protein MAEHAPATVYLVGAGPGDPDLLTLRAARLIGAAQVIVHDGLVSREILAMAAPGAKLISVAKQRSRHSMPQEEINALLVRLAKGGQPVVRLKGGDPFIFGRGGEEVDACREAGVPVEVVPGISAAIGSAAQAQLPLTHRAASSAVSFVAGQCKGLTDQDWSGLAGKGRTLVIYMGVATAADIADKLMADGVAPGIPVAVLENGTRPDMRTLRTLLADLGEMVAREQVKSPALIVVGEVAAHALARDVLAGWSAQAEMVSEMHK, from the coding sequence ATGGCCGAACATGCACCTGCCACCGTTTATCTCGTCGGCGCGGGACCGGGCGATCCGGACCTGCTGACGCTGCGCGCCGCCCGCCTGATCGGCGCGGCGCAGGTGATCGTGCATGACGGGCTGGTGTCGCGCGAGATATTGGCGATGGCCGCGCCGGGGGCGAAGCTGATCTCTGTCGCCAAGCAGCGCAGCCGCCATTCCATGCCGCAAGAGGAGATCAACGCGCTGCTGGTGCGGCTGGCGAAGGGCGGACAACCCGTTGTGCGGCTGAAGGGCGGCGATCCCTTCATCTTCGGGCGCGGCGGCGAGGAAGTGGACGCCTGCCGCGAAGCCGGCGTGCCGGTGGAAGTGGTGCCCGGCATCAGCGCGGCGATCGGCAGCGCGGCGCAGGCGCAGCTCCCCCTCACCCACCGCGCCGCATCGAGCGCGGTCAGCTTCGTCGCGGGTCAGTGCAAGGGGCTGACGGATCAGGACTGGTCCGGCCTTGCGGGCAAGGGACGGACGCTGGTCATCTACATGGGCGTGGCGACGGCGGCGGACATCGCCGACAAGCTGATGGCCGATGGCGTCGCGCCGGGGATTCCGGTGGCGGTGTTGGAAAATGGCACGCGTCCCGATATGCGGACGCTCCGCACGCTGCTCGCCGATCTGGGCGAGATGGTGGCGCGGGAACAGGTGAAGAGCCCGGCGCTGATCGTCGTCGGGGAAGTGGCGGCACACGCGCTGGCGCGCGATGTGCTGGCGGGATGGAGCGCGCAGGCGGAAATGGTTTCGGAGATGCATAAGTGA
- a CDS encoding cytidine deaminase — protein MTKNASAKALVAKALVDAAREAMAHAHAPYSGFAVGAAVRLTDGRIVTGANFENASYGLSLCAETVALATVNSQGRLADVEAIAVAGGADGAIVAPCGRCRQVMHEAEQIAGRPLPVYCAAASGEAMIEHSVSALLPYAFGPADLGVTTKKRS, from the coding sequence ATGACGAAAAATGCATCCGCAAAGGCTCTGGTGGCAAAGGCTCTGGTGGATGCGGCGCGGGAAGCGATGGCCCATGCCCATGCACCCTATAGCGGCTTTGCCGTGGGCGCGGCCGTGCGGTTGACCGATGGGCGGATCGTTACCGGGGCGAATTTCGAGAATGCAAGCTATGGGCTGTCGCTCTGTGCCGAGACGGTGGCGCTGGCGACCGTCAATTCGCAGGGACGGCTGGCCGACGTGGAGGCGATCGCCGTGGCGGGCGGAGCGGATGGCGCCATCGTCGCGCCCTGCGGCCGGTGCCGTCAGGTCATGCATGAAGCGGAGCAGATTGCAGGCCGGCCCCTCCCCGTCTATTGCGCTGCTGCAAGCGGTGAGGCCATGATAGAGCATAGCGTTTCCGCGCTGCTGCCTTATGCCTTCGGTCCTGCGGACCTGGGCGTCACAACGAAGAAGAGAAGCTGA
- a CDS encoding replicative DNA helicase produces the protein MVELVKINAAAEAGGPELPRNVEAEAALLGALMIDNRIAEDIQLKLKPEHFFEPLHGRIYEAVMRLVERDMVANPVTLKPMLDQDPALKELGGAAYLAQLTGNGAALLGARDFAQQIYDLALLRQLVNVGRELVENALDTSEDVNPREQIEQAEISLYKVSEGEGEVGSVKSFAAATTMAVAVAERALNSGGHVSGITTGINSLNEKIGGLHNSDLMILAGRPGMGKTSLATNIAYNAASRWLRDNADGIPPEKNMGAKTAFFSLEMSADQLATRVLAEQSGISGEALRMGKISRADFQNLSRAARELQELPLFIDDTPGLTIAALRTRARRLKRRHDIGFVIVDYLQLLQGTGKGGDNRVQEISEISRGLKTLAKELNCPVLALSQLSRAVEQREDKRPQLSDLRESGSIEQDADMVWFVFREDYYVAAKEPGNKESPEHLEWAQEMERIYGLAELIVAKQRHGSTGRIRMKFDAKITRFSDLAEGSYMESYE, from the coding sequence ATGGTTGAACTGGTGAAGATCAATGCCGCCGCCGAAGCGGGTGGCCCCGAATTGCCGCGCAATGTGGAGGCGGAGGCGGCGCTGCTTGGCGCGCTGATGATCGACAACCGCATCGCCGAGGATATCCAGCTCAAGCTCAAGCCCGAACATTTCTTCGAACCGCTCCATGGCCGCATCTACGAAGCGGTGATGCGGCTGGTCGAGCGTGACATGGTGGCCAATCCGGTGACGCTCAAGCCCATGCTGGATCAGGACCCCGCGCTCAAGGAACTGGGCGGCGCGGCCTATCTGGCGCAGTTGACCGGCAATGGCGCCGCGCTGCTGGGCGCGCGGGACTTCGCGCAGCAGATTTACGACCTCGCCTTGCTGCGTCAGCTTGTGAATGTCGGGCGGGAGCTGGTTGAAAATGCGCTGGATACCAGCGAGGATGTCAATCCACGCGAACAGATAGAGCAGGCTGAAATCTCGCTCTACAAAGTATCCGAAGGGGAGGGCGAAGTCGGCTCGGTCAAGAGCTTCGCCGCCGCCACGACCATGGCCGTGGCCGTGGCCGAACGCGCGCTCAACAGCGGCGGCCATGTGTCGGGCATCACCACCGGCATCAACAGCCTCAACGAGAAGATCGGCGGCCTGCACAATTCGGACCTTATGATCCTGGCCGGGCGTCCGGGCATGGGCAAGACCTCGCTCGCCACCAACATCGCCTATAATGCCGCGTCCCGCTGGCTGCGCGATAATGCCGACGGCATCCCGCCGGAAAAGAATATGGGCGCGAAAACAGCGTTTTTCAGCCTCGAAATGTCGGCGGATCAGCTTGCCACCCGCGTCCTTGCCGAACAGTCGGGCATCAGCGGCGAAGCGCTCCGCATGGGCAAGATCAGCCGGGCCGATTTCCAGAACCTCTCCCGCGCCGCCCGCGAGTTGCAGGAACTGCCGTTGTTCATCGACGACACGCCCGGCCTTACCATCGCCGCCCTCCGCACGCGCGCCCGCCGCCTGAAGCGCCGCCACGACATCGGCTTCGTCATCGTCGACTATCTCCAGTTGCTGCAAGGCACCGGCAAGGGCGGCGACAACCGCGTGCAGGAAATTTCCGAAATTTCCCGCGGCCTCAAGACCTTGGCGAAGGAACTGAACTGTCCGGTTTTGGCCCTGTCCCAGCTCAGCCGCGCCGTCGAACAGCGCGAGGACAAGCGCCCGCAGCTATCGGACCTGCGCGAATCCGGCTCTATCGAGCAGGACGCCGACATGGTCTGGTTCGTCTTTCGCGAGGATTATTACGTCGCCGCCAAGGAGCCGGGCAACAAGGAAAGCCCCGAGCATCTGGAATGGGCGCAGGAAATGGAACGCATTTACGGCCTCGCCGAACTGATCGTCGCCAAACAGCGCCACGGCTCCACGGGCCGCATCCGCATGAAGTTCGACGCCAAGATCACCCGCTTTTCCGACCTTGCGGAGGGCAGCTACATGGAAAGCTACGAGTAG
- a CDS encoding metallophosphoesterase — MIAPPAWLRRKAPISAPPSPSVGDDRRVYAIGDIHGRDDLLRDLLALIARDSEARGAIPTYLILLGDLVDRGRWSAQVIERAMELARTNPLARFVKGNHEEAFLMAARGHVRATHYFRQYGGTETAASYGLALSDCDAMDDAALADWMLDNVPRAHVDFVDGFEDSVTIGDYFFVHAGVKPGVPLHAQSPDDLRWIRTEFLDHRDGHEKMIVHGHNISENVDERSNRIGIDTGAYRSGRLTAIGLQGTARWFLQTGVECAA; from the coding sequence ATGATCGCACCGCCCGCATGGCTGCGCCGCAAAGCGCCGATATCAGCGCCGCCCTCGCCCAGCGTCGGCGACGACCGGCGGGTTTATGCCATTGGCGACATTCATGGCCGGGACGACTTGCTGCGCGATCTGCTGGCCTTGATCGCGCGGGACAGCGAGGCGAGAGGAGCCATTCCCACATACCTCATCCTGCTGGGCGATCTGGTCGATCGCGGCCGCTGGTCGGCGCAGGTGATCGAACGGGCGATGGAGCTGGCGCGAACCAATCCCCTCGCCCGCTTCGTCAAGGGCAATCATGAGGAAGCGTTCCTGATGGCGGCGCGCGGCCATGTGCGCGCAACCCATTATTTCCGGCAATATGGCGGAACGGAAACGGCGGCCAGCTATGGACTGGCCCTGTCGGATTGCGATGCGATGGACGATGCGGCGCTTGCGGACTGGATGCTGGACAATGTGCCCCGCGCCCATGTCGATTTCGTCGACGGGTTTGAGGACAGCGTGACGATCGGCGATTATTTCTTCGTCCATGCCGGGGTGAAGCCGGGCGTTCCGCTCCACGCCCAGTCTCCCGACGACCTGCGCTGGATCAGGACCGAATTTCTCGACCACCGGGACGGGCATGAAAAGATGATCGTCCATGGCCACAATATCAGCGAGAATGTGGACGAACGGTCCAACCGCATCGGCATAGACACCGGCGCCTATCGATCCGGGCGACTGACGGCGATAGGGTTGCAGGGGACAGCGCGCTGGTTCCTCCAGACGGGGGTGGAGTGCGCGGCTTGA
- a CDS encoding DUF2849 domain-containing protein, whose protein sequence is MKILTGNDLGTGDVIWWAGDGWSRQVGDSADVGDKGDELVRAEEAAQRVVGAYVIDATVTDEGIRPAHIKDRIRALGPTVRPDLTLKPNDADAGNWVI, encoded by the coding sequence GTGAAGATCTTGACCGGCAATGACCTTGGCACCGGCGACGTGATCTGGTGGGCAGGCGACGGCTGGTCGCGGCAGGTGGGCGATTCGGCCGATGTCGGCGACAAAGGCGACGAACTGGTCCGCGCCGAGGAGGCCGCGCAGCGCGTGGTCGGCGCTTATGTGATCGACGCCACCGTGACGGACGAAGGTATCCGTCCCGCGCATATCAAGGACCGCATCCGCGCGCTGGGACCGACGGTGCGCCCCGACCTGACGCTGAAACCGAATGACGCCGATGCCGGCAACTGGGTGATCTGA
- a CDS encoding DUF934 domain-containing protein, which yields MVEFLSFREGEATQEPTVTVESFTGQSNSTAVRIEAGEDARELLPYLDRLSLVEVNFPAFGDGRGYSAARILREAGYAGELRAVGDVLVDQIVPMRRCGFDSFRPDKALDDAAVERALNRYADVYQKTVDGRRPVWAKRHPETVDG from the coding sequence ATGGTTGAGTTCCTGTCCTTCCGCGAAGGCGAAGCCACGCAGGAACCGACCGTGACGGTGGAATCCTTCACTGGCCAGTCCAATTCCACCGCCGTCCGCATAGAAGCGGGCGAGGATGCGCGGGAATTGCTGCCCTATCTGGACCGCCTTTCGCTGGTGGAGGTGAACTTCCCGGCTTTTGGCGACGGGCGCGGCTATTCGGCGGCCCGCATCCTGCGCGAAGCGGGCTATGCGGGCGAATTGCGCGCGGTAGGCGACGTGTTGGTGGACCAGATCGTCCCCATGCGCCGATGCGGCTTCGACAGCTTCCGCCCCGACAAGGCGTTGGACGATGCCGCCGTCGAACGTGCGCTCAATCGCTATGCCGACGTCTATCAAAAGACCGTCGACGGCCGCCGCCCGGTTTGGGCGAAACGGCACCCGGAGACAGTGGATGGCTAA
- the astD gene encoding succinylglutamate-semialdehyde dehydrogenase yields MSSALTSFEPATGALLWQGAAGNVDEEVARAATAWPQWAAQPIAYRIETLRRFVNVVRAHEDKLADLIARETGKPLWDAQTEVAAVMGKVDISVSAYAERTGQKRLDAAMGARQSVRHKPHGVMAVLGPYNFPAHLPNGHIVPALLAGNSVVFKPSEKTPAVGEMLVKLYHEAGIPQDAIRLLLGGAEEGKALTAHGDVGGVLFTGSAQTGIAINRQFAGEPGKILALEMGGNNPAIVWDTPDINAAATLVAQSAFLSSGQRCTAASRLIVKESIADAVIAEVKKIADRLIIDHPHADPAPYMGPVIDEAAADGLTESFLYLMSNGGKPIKHMVRPVKGLPFVTPAIIDVTAMAERPDVELFGPLLQVVRVPDFDAAIAEANNTRFGLSAALIGGSPEQYNQFWTQVRAGIVNWNRPTNGASSAAPFGGVGISGNHRPSAYYAADYCAYPVVSSEIEQPRASIGVGLKPIDTGAMGD; encoded by the coding sequence ATGAGCTCCGCATTAACCTCGTTCGAACCGGCCACCGGCGCGCTTTTATGGCAAGGGGCAGCCGGCAATGTGGATGAGGAAGTGGCGCGCGCCGCTACGGCATGGCCGCAATGGGCCGCCCAGCCCATCGCCTATCGCATCGAAACGCTGCGCCGCTTCGTCAATGTCGTGCGCGCGCATGAGGACAAGCTGGCCGACCTGATCGCGCGGGAAACCGGCAAGCCGCTGTGGGACGCACAGACCGAAGTGGCCGCCGTGATGGGCAAGGTCGACATTTCCGTGTCCGCCTATGCCGAGCGGACGGGGCAGAAAAGGCTGGATGCCGCCATGGGCGCGCGCCAGTCCGTGCGGCACAAGCCGCATGGAGTGATGGCGGTGCTGGGGCCGTATAATTTCCCCGCGCATTTGCCCAATGGTCATATCGTCCCTGCCCTGCTGGCGGGTAACAGCGTCGTGTTCAAGCCTTCGGAAAAGACGCCCGCCGTGGGCGAGATGCTGGTGAAGCTTTATCATGAGGCGGGGATACCGCAGGATGCGATCCGCCTGCTGCTGGGCGGGGCGGAGGAAGGCAAGGCGCTGACCGCCCATGGCGATGTGGGGGGCGTGCTGTTCACCGGGTCGGCGCAGACCGGGATCGCGATCAACCGCCAGTTCGCGGGCGAACCGGGCAAGATATTGGCGCTGGAGATGGGCGGCAATAATCCGGCGATCGTCTGGGACACGCCCGACATTAACGCCGCAGCGACTCTGGTGGCGCAGTCGGCCTTTCTCTCCAGCGGGCAGCGATGCACCGCCGCCAGCCGCCTGATCGTGAAGGAAAGCATCGCCGACGCCGTGATCGCGGAGGTCAAGAAGATCGCCGACCGTCTGATCATCGACCATCCCCATGCCGACCCCGCGCCCTATATGGGGCCGGTGATCGACGAAGCGGCGGCGGACGGGCTGACGGAAAGCTTCCTCTATCTGATGAGCAATGGCGGCAAGCCGATCAAGCATATGGTCCGCCCGGTGAAGGGCCTGCCCTTCGTGACGCCCGCCATCATCGACGTGACGGCCATGGCGGAGCGGCCGGATGTGGAGCTGTTCGGGCCGCTGCTCCAGGTGGTGCGCGTGCCCGATTTCGATGCCGCCATCGCAGAGGCGAACAATACCCGTTTCGGCCTGTCCGCCGCGCTGATCGGGGGATCGCCCGAGCAGTATAATCAGTTCTGGACCCAGGTGCGCGCCGGGATCGTCAACTGGAACCGGCCCACCAACGGCGCTTCATCCGCCGCGCCCTTTGGCGGGGTGGGGATTTCGGGCAATCATCGGCCCAGCGCCTATTATGCAGCGGATTATTGCGCCTATCCCGTGGTTTCATCGGAAATCGAGCAGCCGCGCGCCTCCATCGGCGTGGGATTGAAGCCCATCGACACGGGCGCGATGGGGGATTGA
- a CDS encoding nitrite/sulfite reductase: MYRYDSYDQSIVDARVEEFRDQTQRRLAGHLTEDQFKPLRLMNGLYLQLHAYMLRVAIPYGTLSGRQMRKLGEIARKYDRGYGHFTTRTNIQYNWIKLADAPDILAELATVEMHAIQTSGNCIRNISSDQYAGVAADEVADPRPWAELLRQWSTFHPEFTYLPRKFKICVIASEDDRAAMRLHDIGLKLVKRGDEIGAEVYAGGGMGRTPMVGPQIRDFVPEDEIVSYLEACLRVYNRYGRRDNKFKARIKILVHELGVEEYKRQVEEEFAHMRTLGLNPPREELDRIRPFFAGPAYEQGLSDAIDRSDPAFALWVDRQVAAHRQPGYAIVNISLKPVGGIPGDASAEQIDLVADLAEQYSLDELRVTHAQNLVLPHVRKADLYAIWQKLDEAGLAEANLDLITDIIACPGLDYCSLANARSIPLAQKLSERFASPERQKDLGELKLKISGCINACGHHHAGHIGILGVDRKGVENFQLLLGGSGAEDASLGQITGPGFSEDGVVDAIEKVTDIYLAQREQGERFLDTYRRIGMKPFKEAIYG; encoded by the coding sequence ATGTATCGTTACGACAGCTACGACCAGTCCATCGTCGACGCCCGCGTCGAGGAGTTTCGCGACCAGACCCAGCGCCGCCTGGCAGGGCATCTGACCGAGGACCAGTTCAAGCCGCTGCGGCTGATGAACGGCCTCTATCTGCAGCTTCACGCCTATATGCTGCGCGTCGCCATCCCCTATGGCACGCTGTCGGGCAGGCAGATGCGGAAACTGGGCGAGATCGCGCGCAAATATGATCGCGGCTACGGCCATTTCACGACCCGCACGAACATCCAGTATAACTGGATCAAGCTGGCCGACGCGCCCGACATCCTCGCCGAACTGGCGACGGTGGAGATGCACGCCATCCAGACCAGCGGCAATTGCATCCGCAACATTTCTTCGGATCAATATGCGGGCGTGGCCGCTGACGAAGTGGCGGACCCCCGCCCCTGGGCCGAATTGCTGCGGCAATGGTCGACCTTCCACCCGGAATTCACCTACCTGCCGCGCAAGTTCAAGATTTGCGTGATCGCATCGGAAGACGATCGCGCGGCGATGCGCCTGCACGACATCGGCCTCAAGCTGGTGAAGCGCGGGGATGAGATCGGCGCGGAGGTCTATGCCGGTGGTGGCATGGGACGCACGCCGATGGTCGGGCCGCAAATCAGGGACTTCGTGCCCGAAGATGAGATCGTGTCTTATCTGGAAGCGTGCCTGCGCGTCTATAACCGCTATGGCCGCCGCGACAACAAGTTCAAGGCGCGAATCAAGATCCTGGTCCATGAACTGGGCGTCGAGGAATATAAGCGGCAGGTCGAGGAAGAGTTCGCCCATATGCGGACGCTGGGGCTGAACCCGCCCCGCGAGGAACTGGACCGCATCCGCCCCTTCTTCGCGGGTCCGGCCTATGAGCAGGGCCTGTCCGACGCCATCGACCGCAGCGATCCGGCCTTCGCACTGTGGGTCGACCGGCAGGTCGCGGCGCACCGGCAGCCGGGCTATGCCATCGTCAATATCAGCCTGAAGCCCGTGGGCGGTATCCCCGGCGACGCTTCGGCCGAGCAGATCGATCTGGTCGCGGACCTGGCGGAGCAATATTCGCTGGACGAACTGCGCGTGACCCATGCACAGAATCTCGTCCTGCCGCATGTCAGGAAAGCCGACCTCTACGCCATCTGGCAGAAGCTGGACGAAGCGGGACTGGCGGAGGCCAATCTGGACCTGATCACCGACATCATCGCCTGCCCCGGTCTCGATTATTGCAGCCTGGCCAATGCGCGGTCGATCCCGCTGGCGCAGAAGCTGTCGGAGCGTTTCGCTTCGCCGGAGCGGCAGAAGGATCTGGGCGAACTGAAGCTCAAGATTTCCGGCTGCATCAACGCCTGCGGCCATCACCATGCGGGCCATATCGGCATCCTTGGCGTGGACCGGAAGGGCGTGGAGAATTTCCAGCTCCTGCTCGGCGGATCGGGCGCGGAGGATGCTTCGCTGGGCCAGATCACCGGCCCCGGTTTTTCCGAAGACGGCGTGGTCGACGCGATCGAGAAGGTCACGGACATCTATCTGGCGCAGCGGGAGCAAGGCGAACGCTTCCTCGACACCTATCGCCGCATCGGCATGAAGCCCTTCAAGGAGGCGATCTATGGTTGA
- a CDS encoding phosphoadenylyl-sulfate reductase codes for MAKAAREIDLIDARPAFTQAEADALNARFEGVDTMTMLRTVFTEGLAGHVAVVSSFGTESAVLLHLVAQADPNVPVIFVDTLKMFGETLDYRDTLIRAFGFTDSRVITPKPEVIAAKDETGLRWSYDPDGCCDIRKVEPMARAKDGLDAWISGRKAFQSVTRQNLPRFEVEDGRLKLNPLGDWTKDDLEAYFAEHDLPRHPLEAQGYLSIGCEPCTSKVLPGEDPRAGRWRGWEKVECGIHTPVSPIAPAIDPDDPANQPVF; via the coding sequence ATGGCTAAAGCCGCTCGTGAAATCGACCTGATCGACGCCCGCCCCGCCTTTACGCAGGCGGAAGCCGACGCGCTGAACGCGCGTTTCGAAGGCGTCGACACGATGACGATGTTGCGGACCGTCTTTACCGAAGGGCTGGCGGGCCATGTCGCCGTCGTCTCCTCCTTTGGCACGGAAAGCGCGGTGCTGCTGCATCTGGTGGCGCAGGCGGACCCCAACGTGCCGGTGATCTTCGTCGATACGCTCAAGATGTTTGGCGAGACGCTGGATTATCGCGACACGCTGATCCGCGCGTTCGGCTTCACCGACAGCCGGGTCATCACGCCCAAGCCCGAGGTGATCGCGGCGAAGGACGAGACGGGCCTGCGTTGGTCCTATGACCCGGACGGCTGCTGCGACATCCGCAAGGTCGAGCCGATGGCCCGCGCCAAGGATGGGCTGGATGCGTGGATTTCCGGGCGCAAGGCGTTCCAGTCGGTCACGCGGCAGAACCTGCCCCGCTTCGAGGTCGAGGACGGGCGGCTCAAGCTCAATCCGCTGGGCGACTGGACCAAGGACGATCTGGAAGCCTATTTCGCCGAACATGACCTGCCGCGCCATCCGCTGGAGGCGCAGGGTTATCTGTCCATCGGCTGCGAACCCTGCACGTCCAAGGTGCTGCCGGGCGAAGATCCGCGCGCAGGCCGCTGGCGCGGGTGGGAAAAGGTGGAATGCGGCATCCACACGCCGGTTTCGCCCATCGCGCCAGCGATCGATCCCGACGATCCGGCCAACCAGCCCGTGTTCTGA
- a CDS encoding UPF0262 family protein has product MADPRIIDIKLDERTILWRNADVEQERRIAIFDLLEDNHFAPQRVHEDGYAGPYRVVLRVEDGRLVVEMRREDDSPLEAVILGLGRFRRPIREYFAICDSYYQAISNASPQQIETVDMARRGIHNQAAEMLMERLEGKIAVDFDTARRLFTLICVLHIKG; this is encoded by the coding sequence ATGGCCGATCCGCGCATCATAGACATAAAGCTCGACGAGCGCACGATCCTGTGGCGCAACGCCGATGTGGAGCAGGAACGGCGCATCGCGATTTTCGACCTGTTGGAGGATAACCACTTCGCGCCGCAGCGGGTGCATGAAGATGGCTATGCCGGTCCCTACAGGGTGGTGCTGCGGGTCGAGGACGGGCGACTGGTCGTGGAAATGCGGCGGGAGGATGACAGTCCGCTGGAAGCCGTGATCCTGGGCCTGGGGCGGTTCCGCCGCCCTATCCGGGAATATTTCGCGATCTGCGACAGCTATTATCAGGCGATCAGCAATGCATCGCCCCAACAGATCGAAACGGTGGACATGGCCCGGCGCGGCATCCACAATCAGGCGGCCGAAATGCTGATGGAAAGGCTGGAGGGCAAGATCGCGGTGGATTTCGACACCGCGCGGCGGCTCTTCACGCTGATCTGCGTATTGCATATCAAGGGGTAG
- a CDS encoding GH25 family lysozyme encodes MGFALAVSAALVTALWLFARGWAPDREHYPMQGVSVGAGNGVIEWGTLAAQGTDFAYIRAANGRGQRDPAFGTNWAEARRAGMRYGALLDFSLCRSASSQATPFITTVPRDNAALPPVIRLAFDPGCTARPDRDKVLSELNTLVNLIESHAGKTVVLNVTKDFDTDYDIGSGVNRTLWLDGNFFPPDYATRPWVVWTASNMRHIDGVDGPVRWSVVAP; translated from the coding sequence ATGGGCTTTGCGCTGGCCGTGAGCGCGGCGCTGGTGACGGCGCTGTGGCTGTTCGCGCGCGGCTGGGCGCCGGACCGCGAGCATTATCCGATGCAGGGCGTGTCGGTGGGTGCGGGCAATGGCGTCATCGAATGGGGCACGCTGGCGGCGCAGGGGACGGATTTCGCCTATATCCGCGCCGCGAACGGCCGGGGACAGCGCGATCCCGCCTTTGGAACCAACTGGGCCGAAGCGCGCAGGGCCGGGATGCGCTATGGCGCGTTGCTGGACTTCAGCCTGTGCCGCAGCGCCTCCAGCCAGGCGACCCCCTTCATCACGACGGTGCCGCGCGACAATGCCGCCCTGCCCCCCGTGATCCGGCTGGCTTTCGATCCGGGCTGCACGGCCAGGCCGGACCGGGACAAGGTGCTTTCGGAACTCAACACGCTGGTCAATTTGATCGAAAGCCATGCGGGCAAGACCGTGGTGCTCAATGTGACGAAGGATTTCGACACGGATTACGACATCGGATCAGGCGTGAATCGCACGCTCTGGCTGGACGGTAATTTCTTTCCGCCCGATTATGCGACGCGGCCATGGGTGGTGTGGACCGCCAGCAACATGCGGCATATCGACGGCGTGGACGGCCCGGTACGGTGGAGCGTGGTCGCGCCATGA